AACTACGGAGCTGAGTGTAGCATGAGGTAGTACATTATACCAATCAAATATTAGTCATTTTTCCACTAGGCTCAGAACCCGTCTCTGATGCGCAGGTCGTCGCTTCGAACTGGGAAATAATTGTTTCCAGGAATGGCATTCTAAGCCATCCCTAGTAAGAATTAGCGAAGGAATGTCCTTCCGTGTCGTTCGACGACTCCGACTTCCAGACGGCGGCGAGGACGCTCCCAAAATGCTAAGGAGCCGGTTGCCGCTTGGCTCCCGCTTCTTTTGACAGGTTAGCGACCTTAAAGGTATAAACTCATTCCATAAAGAAAACCGTGAGGCAGACGAGATTAGGCCGGAGCTGTCATTCGCGCTCGCAGATCTCAGACCGCGCCCCGTTCCCTCACGGATAACCTTTTGTGCCTTAACAAGGAGCTGCCATGCCGATTGCCACCATCAACCCCTTCAACGGAGAGACCGTCCAGGTCTTTCAGCCGCTCTCAGCGGAGCAACTTGACGGAAAGCTGTCCACCGCCGCGGCGGCGTTCTCCCGCTACCGTAGCACCTCCTTCCCGGAGCGTGCGGCCTACATGATTCGCGCTGCCGAGATTCTCGAACGCGATAAGGAGCAGGTCTCCAGGCTGATCACCGTCGAGATGGGAAAGCCGCTGACCTCCGCCGTCCACGAGATTGAGAAGTGCGCCCTCGTCTGCCACTATTACGCCGAACACGCCCAGAAGTATCTAGCCGATGAAGTTATTCCCACCGGTGCCATGAAGAGCTTCGTCCGGTATCTTCCCCTAGGCCCGGTGCTCGCCATCATGCCCTGGAACTATCCATTCTGGCAGGTGATCCGCTTTCTCGCGCCGGCTCTGATGGCCGGCAACGTCGGTCTTCTGAAGCATGCGTCGAACGTCCCCCAGTGCGCTTTGGCCATCGAGAGAATCTTTCTTGAAGCCGGCTTCGCCGAAGGCGTCTTCCAGACTCTGCTGATCGGCACGGGAGAGGTCGATGCGATACTTGGTGATCCGCGCATCGTCGCCGCGACCATCACCGGCAGTGAAGACGCGGGGATCAAGGTGGCAATCGGCGCGGCCAAGCGGGTCAAGAAGGTCGTACTGGAACTGGGAGGCAGCGACCCATTCATCGTGATGCCCAGTGCGGATATCGACAAGGCGGTGACCACCGGTGTACGCGCTCGCGTGCTCAACAACGGCCAGTCCTGCATCGCCGCCAAGCGCTTTATCGTCGCGGCGGAGATCGCCGACGAGTTCGAGCGCAAGTTCGTAGCAGCCATGGAGGCCCTCACCATCGGCGATCCTTTCGATGCCGCCACCGACGTCGGCCCGCTAGCTACGGCGAGCAGTGTCAAATCTTTGCATGACGATGTCCGTAAGACCGTCGATGCAGGGGGCCGTCTGCTCACCGGCGGAAACGTTCTCAATCGACCTGGATTCTTCTATGCGCCCACCGTCCTGACCGACATCCCACTCGATTCTCCCGGGTATCGCGAAGAGTTCTTCGGCCCCGTCGCTTCGTTGTTCCGCGTGGCGGATATCGACGAAGCAATCCATATCGCAAACGACACCCGCTTTGGCCTCGGAGCAAGCGCCTGGACCGAAGACGCGGACGAACGCGAACGCTTCACCAACGAGCTTGATGCCGGTATGGTCTTCATCAACAGCATGGTCGCCTCCGATCCGCGGCTTCCGTTCGGCGGCGTCAAGATGTCGGGCTATGGACGCGAGCTTGCAGCCCTGGGCATCCGTGAGTTCGTCAACGCGAAGACCGTCTTTATCCAGTGACCGGAAACTGCGCATCGATTTCAAACGCCTCAGGGCCCTTTCGCCACGAACGCACGCGGAACTGATACCCTCCGGTGAGTGTTCCTAGCCGATCGAACAAGTCCGATTCGTCGCGCCATGTTTGTCAGGATGTAAGGAGAAGTGCACTTGAAGCGACTTATTGTTGCAATTACAGGCGCATCCGGCGCCATCTATGGGGTCCGAACGCTCCAGTTGTTGCGGGCAGCCGGCGGCGTCGAGGTACACCTGGTGATCTCTCCCTCTGCCGCTCGCACGCTGCTGGCTGAAACCGACTACACCATCGAAGACCTGCGAAAGCTCGGCGACGTGGTGCACAACCACAAAGATATCGGCGCTTCCATTGCAAGCGGCTCCTTTCGCACCGAAGGCATGGTGGTAGTTCCCTGCTCAGTGAAGAGCCTGAGCGGGATCGCGAACTGCTACGACGAAGACCTCATCGTGCGCGCGGCCGACGTCTGCCTCAAGGAACGACGCCGCTTGATACTGATGCTGCGGGAGACTCCGTTCCATGCAGGTCACATCGCGCTGATGGACCAGGCCACCAGAATGGGCGCGATCATCATGCCGCCCATTCCATCGTTCTATAATCGCCCGAATAGCATCGACGATATGGTCAACCAGAGCGTAGGACGCATGCTGGACCTCTTCGATCTCGCCGCCGACATCGTGTCGCGGTGGACGGGGACTGCGCCTCTACCCGCTTTGGGCCCGGAGTAGTACGTCCGTTGCGTCCATGCTTCCAGCGGGAAGAAGAAGCGACCCTCAGTTTCTAAGCTGCACTCATTGCAAAGGCTAAGGGCACGGTCGAAGCCGTGCCCTTAGCCGAGCGGCTTTCATCAGACTAACCGAGGTTCTACTCCGAAACCCTATCGTTCGTGTCCATGTTGAATTTGATCCCGGACTTGGCGAGTTCAGCGACATACATCTCGCGAACCTGAGGATCTTCGTCTTCATACTCGATCATGTTGCCGCCCGTCTTGACGTCCACAGAATCCAGCAGATGCGTGTAGCCGCCGCCACCTAGCCCCTCCATGAACCATCTGCCCTGGCCTCCCCAGTTGGGAGCGATATACCGGGCAGCGTCGCGGCCGGTATTGAAGTGCTGGTGGAACCAGCCGTCCGGCGGAACAAACAGACTTCCATCGGTCCAGTCCACGCGTGTCTTCTCCTTCGCCTCCGAGTAGCGCGTCGACCCCTTCCAGAAGAGGGTGTAGCCCGTTCCGTTCAGAGTGACAACGTGCGACCCTGGCCCGTGCCGGTGCGCCATCTTGTAGGTTCCCGTGGAAAACTCCGAGATGTGCGTCTGCATGGTGTTGTTCGCAAGCTCCAGCTCGATTCTCGAGTTTCCCTTACCGCGATCCGCTGCCCGCTCCAGGCCGATGGTACGAGCATCTGGAACAAAGCTGCCGTGCCAGGTGTGAATGCTCCTTTCATGCTTGTGACCCTTCACAATCTTCGTCAGCATTTTGTCATCGCCGCTCTTCAAAAAGTTTCCTTCCGTGTCGAAGCGATCGCGGAAGACGAAGTCGTTATTGAAGACGAAATCGGTGTTATGGAACAGATCGATCGCCACCGGAGCATTGTTCACGGACAAGAAGCGAGCCGGTTTGCTTCCGAGATTGGTGTGCTTACGCCACAGATTGAGCGGCGGCCCGAGCACACTGCCCGCCTTCCACTTGACGCTGAACTTTTCGCCGGTAGGCGCCCATAGCTGAGTCTCGCCCTCGCCCTCGAGAAAGTAGATGGTCTCCTCGAAGAGGTAACGCTGAGGGTTGGTAGAAGCGCCCGCAGGAAGCTCGCAGACGTAGGCGCAGTTGACTCCCTCTCCCCCAACCAGATTGATGTGAGCCCCGAGTCCCCCCACTCTCTTCCACGGCTGCAGTTCGAGAGCTCTGAGATCTTTGATGGCGAAGTCCCTGTAGACCGGGATGCCTTCCTGATCGAGCCACGCGGCGAACGGGTCAAAGTTCGTCTGGTTCACGTTATAGCCCGAGTCGTGCGCGTCGGCATGTTTCTGCGTGGGATAGGCGTCTGCGGGGGATGGGGATTGCCCGTCCGCAACACCTTTCAGAATCGAGCAGGTGGCGGCAAGAGTGAAGGCGCCGTCCGCCGCACGTTTGACAAAGTCTCGCCGGGAGATTCGCCCGGCCTTGAAATCGATTGCTATGTCTTTTGGACTCTTCACTCATCCTCCATGGCGGCTAAAACAGTCCCGCTGGCCTGCCGCTGTTTCTCGCTAGACGCATGGCAGCTTGATCCAGGACACTGCCGGCTCTTCGGTTGATACGAGCCCCTTGGCACGATTACTACGTAAATGGAAACGTAAGCGTTCGATCCCAAGGTGCCGGAAAACATTTGTCTCTGTAAATCTCCTAAAAGACGAACTTCGCTCCAAACTGAATCTGCCGCGAGGTCGTCAGGGTTGGCGCGGGCAATTGTCCTGCGGAACCCAGAACACCTCCCGAACTGCTAAAGATTTGCGGCGAGTCACTTTGGAAGTTGGTGTGATTAAAGACGTTGAATACTTCGCCCCGGAGTTGCAGGCCGTATCTGTCGTGAACCAGCGGGATGTTCTTGAACAAGGAGCTGTCGACATCGATATATTCGGGTGCGCGCAGTGTATTGCGTCCCAGATTTCCAAGCTCGCCCGGTGCCGGGAAGGAGAAGCAGCTCAGGTTGATGTAGTTCAGAGGCTGGCCGGTATTGATGGGGTTGATCGAACAACCCGGTCCAGGATTGTAATTCGGTCTCTGTCCGCCGGCGCTGCTGTGGGCTCTGCTGTTGCCCGTAAACGCCCGGTCCGAACTCAGTCGCACCGAGAAGGGCTCGCCGGAGTGGATCTGGAAGATGCCGCCTAGCTGCCATCCTCCCAGTACTGCCTTGGAGACGCCGCTCAGTTCGCCGATAGGAATATTCCACTGGCCGTTGACTACGAAGTTGTTCGTGATGTTGAAGTCGGAAACACCCTTGTTGAGCGCCAGATCGAAGGCATACGACGGTCCGACGGTGTTGTTGTATTCATTGTCGCTGAAGGTATCGGAACCCTCATCCATGCTCTTCGACCAGGTGTAGCTGGCCTGAAGTGCGAGCCCGTGCGACAGGCGCCGGCTCAGGTTCACCAGCAGGCCGTGGTAAATCGAAAAGTCGGTATAGACCAACCCTTCGATACGCGAGTAGTTGGGGTTGATCCGCTGAATATTCTTCGAGCTGTTACCGGCAGGGATGGGGAAGTGGAGTTGCCCATTCGCATCGAAGGTGACGAGAGACAGCGGCACCTGATCCATGTCGTCAATGTTCTGCGGGACATGAACTGAATGGGATCCCACATAGCCGATCATCAAAGCGAAGTCCGATGGCAGTTGCTGCTCGACCGTCAGGTTCCACGCCTGGTTGTAGGCCCGCGGTGGATTCTGCTGTACGTAGGTGCCTTCACTTGCACTTGCAGTCAGCAGGTCAAGACCGTTCGATGGGAAAGCGCTCGCAGGAGGAGCGTTCACCACACCCGAGTTGAAGAAAGGAATTGCGTGGGTCCGATTTAGGAAGAAATAAGGCAGCGACAGGATGTCATAAATGCCGTAGGAGGCGCGGAGCGAAGTCTTGCCGGTTCCGAAGACATCGTAGGCCAGGCCCACGCGCGGCGCGAAGTTCAACTTATTGGCGTTGCCGACAAAAGAGCCCCCAAGCCGTTCCGTCGCATCGGTGAGGTTTACCAACGTCGCCACCTTGCCGTTGGCCTCGACCACCGGCGTGTTGTACTCGTACCGCAGCCCGGCGGTGATCGTGAGGCGCTCACTCAAGCGCAGCACATCCTGGCCATAGGCCCCGTAGTAGTCGGTCTTCAAGCTGCGGGCGCCGTTGGTCGTCGGAAGGTCGGAGGAGAATTGCAGCGGTACATTCTGCAGTAGGTCCTGCACCGAGCCGTAGTCCCACTCTCCCAACGGGTTTTGGACCGAGGTAAAGTCGTCCGCGATCCGATTGAAGAGAAACCCGAACTGCAGCGAATTTTTGCCCTTGATCCAGTTTAGATCGTCGGAACCCTGATACGCGATGTAATGAAACAGGTCCGCGCCCGAGGCCCCGAGCCCCCCGGCGGTAGCGACGTTGCCTGCCGTGATCACGCCCACCGGCTTGCCCGGCACAAACCCAAGCGTGGTATCAGTCGCCAGCGGCGAAACCGCGGATATATCCTCGGAATCGGACGCGAATGTGTAACTGACTCCTAGGTGCGCCGTGTTCAAAAGGTTAGGGGTGAGGAAGTTCTGCAGCGTGACGATGGCGTTGTCATGACTGGCCCGCGATCCGACCAGCTTGATGTTGAAGACGTCCGGAGCCACAAGCGATGAGGTATCCCACTGATAGCTGGTCGAAAGGATGGTCTTGGGAGAGAGGTGGAAGTCGACTTTTCCGACCGCGTAGTACTCCTTGCCTGTCTGGGCGCCGGAGAAGTTGTAAAACGCCGTGCCGTCACCATTGTCGGTTCCGTTTGCGACCGGGAAGAGCGGCAGGAACGGCTGAATGGCAGGAGCGATCGCGACTGTAATCGTTCCCGGCCCGTTGGGATTCGGAACCACTCCAGTCCTGGCCGAATTCGATATCGTGAGCGACCTCTCAGACAAGCCGAGGAGCTGGTTCAGGCCTTCGAAGTTACCGAAGAAGAAGATCTTATCCTTCTTGATGGGTCCGCCAACCGCAACCCCATACTGATAACGGTGAAAATCGGGGATCGTCGGGCCGTCGAAGTAATTGCGCGCATCGAGAGCGCTGTTCCGGAAGAATCCGAAGCCGGTCCCGTGGAAATCGTTGGTCCCCGATTTGAACGCCGCGTTGATGACGCCGCCTGAGGTCAGACCATACTGCGCGGAGAAGCCGCTGGTGAGGACCGCAAACTCACGTACGGCATCCACGCCGAGGTTGATGTTCAGCGCGCTTCCCGGACTACCGTTCGAATAGTCGTTGACGATCAGTCCATCGGCAAGATACAGGTTCTCCGTTGGCCGGTTTCCGTTGATGTAAAGGTTCTCGCCGTTGCCTCTGGCTGCGCGCGAGTTGGTCGGCGATCCCTGCGTCGCCTGCTGTCCGAGGCCGCCAGTGACTCCTGCCTGCAAGGTCGCAAGCTGCAACCAGTCGCGCCCATTCAGAGGAAGTTCGCGAATCGCGTGCTCGCCAACAAGTCCGCTCACCGTCGGGGATGTCGTCTCCACCTGCTGCGCCTGATCGGTGACCACGACGGTCTCCGAAACATTGCCAAGCTGGAGAGACAAGTTCACCGTGAGCGAAGCTCCGACGGTCAGATCGATGCTTGGTCTAACCTCCGCCTTGAAACCCTTTGCGGTGGTTTCAATCTTGTAGCTTCCCGAGGGCAGCCCGGGAAACTGGTATTGCCCCGCACTGCCGGTCGTCAGACTCTGTTGCGCTCCGGTTCCATTGTTCGTGATCTTAACCGCAGCGCCCGCGATGGTCGCACCGCTGGAATCGGTCACTACCCCGAGAACCGAGCCGTTTGCTCCCTGGCCAAGTGCAGATACACTGCCGGCCAGCAGGAGAATGCAGAGTGCGATTGTCTGTAGAACTGACGTTATTTTTATAGAGTTCATTGCGCCCCTGGAGAGTGTGACTGGATGCCGCGATTGATTCTCAGCATCGTGTCGTCCACCTTCAATCATGGGCTGAGCTTATACCTTTCGAAATGGAACGCTGTCAAGGAGGAAATGTGCAGCCGCGTTTCGGCTTCTCTGCGAACTCTTGAGTTTCGAGGCTGTAACGCAATTTGGACGTTATAAATCCCGCAAACCGCTGTTATATTCAACGGAGCCACCGCAAGCTGCAGGCCCGGGCACAATGCCGCGCCGCTTCGAGTCCCACCCGGCTGCGGTGTTTTGGTCCAGAACGAAAAGATTTGGTTGTACCATTACTAAGCGGTGCTAGACTGATGTTTGTAAGGTGGCTGCACTGACCTTTATGCAACTCGAGCGGAGAATCCATGGCGGTTCGCGGACCAGTGGAACCTTTCAAAATTGTAGGGCTCAACCGGGGACGCGTTCACGAACCCGTCGCGGAGCAGATTCGGCAGGCCATTTTCAATGGCTTAATCGCCACCGGCCACAAGTTGCCGCCGGAACGGGAGATGGCGGAGCACTTTCAGACCAGCCGCGTTACGCTGCGCGAGGCCCTTCGCGCCCTCGAGAAAGAAGGTCTGATCACCGTCAAGCGCGGCGCCGGCGGCGGAGCTTTCGTTGCCGATTTCGACCAGGCGCTCCGGGCCCTCACCGAGTCCTTGAACACTGTCGTAAAGCTCGGGTCCGCCAAAAGCGCCCACCTCACCGAGATGCGCTCCATCCTCGAGCCTGAGATCACAAGGCTGGCTACGCTCCGGGCCACAAAGGAAGATGTTGCCGTCATTGAGGCCGTAGTCGATGCCCAGGAACAGGAACTCAAGGCGGGAGAGCTCAGCCGGAAGCTGGATATGGACTTCCACCGCTTCGTGGCGGAAGCCGCTCACAATCCCGTGCTCAATATCGTGGTCAACGCCGTTAACGAATCCATCAAGGACTCCATCCTGCGATCCAAGCGAAGCGAAGAGATGCGAAGACGTGTTGTGAGCTACCACCGGAGCATCTTCGAGGCGATTCGGGCGGGAGACTCCGACCTCGCCAGAAAGATTATGTCGGAGCACGTCGTCGATGTGCAGTGCCACCTGGAAGCCTCGGACGGAGCCTAGCTTCGCCAGTGGCGAAGTCGGACTCAGCCGGTGATCTCTATCTGCGTGAAGATCTCGCTGCTCCCAAAGGAAAGAGACCGATGGACAGACGAGCGACGGTCGATGTTGCAGGACTGATCGACAACACCCCGTTGGACTGGTTTCATGCGATCGTCCTGATGAACACGTGCATGGTCATGTTCTTGGAAGGCTACGACATGCAGGTGACCTCGTATGCGGCGCCTGCCATCATCAAAGCCTGGCATCTTACGAGCGCGCACTTCGGCCCCGTCTTCGGATTCGGCTTGCTCGGCTATTTCCTAGGCGCCACCATCCTTGGCCACCTGGGGGATCGCTTCGGGCGCAAAAAGGTCATCCTCGGTGGCTCCCTGTTCTTCGGCGCATTCACATTCGGCGCAGCCTTTGCCACCTCCCTGACGCAACTCTTGATCCTCAGGTTCCTGGCAGGCATCGGCATAGGCGCTTCCATTCCAGCAGCCATTGCACTGACGGTGGAATACGCTCCCGCTCATTTGAAGGCGCGCATCATCAGCTTTTTGTTTCTCGGTTACACCCTGGGCGCGACCCTCGGCGGTTTTATTGCGGTGAAGCTTATTCCTGCGTTTGGATGGCCTGCCGTGTTCGTCGTGGGCGGCATCGCGCCCCTGGTTCTTGCTGCCATAGGGTTGTTCACCCTGCCGGAATCGGTCCAGTTTCTCGCTCTTCTGCAGGATCGCCCTCAGCGTGTTCAGGCGATTCTCACCAGATTCCAACGCGGTTTGCGCTTCAGCGATGACACCAGATTTTTCGTTGCGGAGCAGAAGCATCGTGGCCTGCCGGTCAAGCAACTCTTCGCGAACGGCCGCGCCGTCATGACCATGCTCCTGTGGACCGGCTTCGCCTCAAGTCTTTTGGCCCACTACTTTCTGACGAGCTGGTTGCCGACGATCCTGGCCGGAGCCGCGGTGCCTCTGTCCTACGCCATCATCTCGGGCGCGCTGCTGCAAGGGGGAGGAGGTATCGGCGGCCTGCTCCTATGCTGGCTGAGCGACACGAAAAGCGTTCTGTTTATCGCGCTCGCCTTCTGCCTCGCTTCGCCTTTCATTCTGTTCATCCCGCACGCGGGCGGTTCTTCGCTCATGGTCCTTTGTTTTCTTACAGGCTTCTTTCTGGTCGGCGGTCAGATTGGATTGAATTCGATCGCAGGAACGATGTACCCAACCGATATCCGCGCCACCGGAGCCGGGTGGGCTCTCGGTATCGGACGTATCGGATCGATCGTGGGGCCAGTTCTGGGCGGCGTGTTCCTTTCGATGCGCGTCCCCACCCAGACGCTGTTTCTGTATACGGCGTTGGTACCGGTCGTATGCGCGGCCTCCATCGCGCTGCTTTGGAAAATTTCCGCCGCAGTAAAACCCGCCGCCTCCCCGATTCCTTCGTAAGTGACGATCCGCGCCGAGAGAACAAGCATGAACTCCACCGACACGCCGCAAGACAAGCAGACCGGTTCCACGACGGGGAAGCAGGAAGCCGCAACACCGCGACGCGAGTTGAAGCAGCGCTATGACGGTTACGCGAAGGTGACCGGAAGCGCCAGATATGCGACCGAGTTCCAGATGCCCGGCGCGGTCTACGCCTTCCTGGTCCAGAGTACGATCCCGAAGGGTACGATCGCCTCGATCGATCGTGCCGCTGCCGAACGTGCTTACGGCGTTCTCGCCGTGCTGACTCCCTTCAACGCTGCACGGCTTCCTATGCCTCCTTCACAGTCGCATGCGCGCCGTGCTGTCAGCCTTCTACAGGATCGAGCCGTGCACTACAACGGGCAGCCCATCGCTGTTGTCGTCGCCGCGAGTCTGGACCAGGCGCGGCATGCCGCAACGCTGCTCAAGATCGAGTACATTTCGGAGCCTCCGCAACTCGATTTCATGGGCCGGCTTGACCAGGGCCGTCCGCTGAAGCAACCTACGCGCGAACCCGCCGACTCCAGGCGCGGCAATCTCGCAGCGTCGATGGCCAGGGCGACGGTCACGCTGGAGGAGACCTACACCACGCCCATCCAGAACCACAACAGCATGGAGACACACTCGACGCTGGCCTGGTGGGAAGGCGAGAAGCTGAACGTCTACAACTCCACCCAGTCGATCGAAGTCGACCAGCAGGCGCTGGCGTCGACCTTCGGCATACCTCTTAGCAATGTCCGCGTGCAGTGTCCCTATACCGGCGGCGGGTTCGGGAGCAAGGGATCCCCCTGGTCGCACGTCTTTCTAGCCGCGATGGCTGCGAAGACGGTGGGCAGGCCGGTGAAGCTGGCGCTCGATCGCAACCAGATGTTCGGGCCTGTCGGCTCGCGTCCCGCGACAGTGCAGAAGATCAGGCTCGGTGCGTCGGCGGACGGCAGGCTGCTGGGCGTCGAGCACAACGTCATTCTGACTGCCTCGGTGATGGAAGACTTCCTCGAGCCATGCGCGGCGCAGACCCGGATGCTCTACTCCAGCGAGTCCAATGCGACGACCCACCGGTTGGTCGATATGAACCTCGGGGTGGGCACTTATATGCGTGCACCGGGAGAGGCTTCGGGCAGCGCGGCCGTTGAATCTGCACTGGACGAACTCGCCATTAAGCTGAAGATGGACCCGGTCGAGCTGCGTCTGATCAACTATGCCGAGACGGACGAGGGCAGGAATCTGCCGTTTACCTCGAAGCACCTGCGGGCGTGCTACGAGCAGGCGGGGACCCGATTCGGTTGGTCGAGCAGGAACTCAACCCCGGGTCAGAGGCTCGAAGGCAATGCACTGATCGGCTATGGAATGGCTACGTCGACGCGACGCGCTGGACGTTCCGAAGCGGAGGCGGTCGTGCGGATCCTTCCGAACGGACGCGTCTTCGTGGGTGCCGGCACGCAAGACCTTGGCACCGGCACCTATACGATCATGGCGGATACAGCCGGCAATGAACTCGGCCTCGATCCTTCACTAGTGGAGGTCAGGCTGGGCGACTCGGCGCTTCCCGGCGCCCCAGGTTCCGTCGGATCGCAGACTGCTGCGAGCGTCTGCCCCGCTGTACGCCTGGCCGCGATCAAGGCTCGTTCTCGATTGATTGGCATGGCTTTGGGCGATCCCGCCTCTCCGCTTCATGGCAGGAATGCCGAGGAGATCAACGTTGGCGAGGGACGTATCTTCGTGACGTCCGACCCTTCTATCGGCGAGAGCTTCGCAGAGAGGATCGGACGCAACGGAGGCGACCCGGTAGAGGCGATCTCGAGCGCCGAACCGGAAGCAGGCGCGGCTAGGTACAGCGCCTACTCCTTCGGCGCAGTCTTCGTCGAAGTTGCCGTGGATCGCAGTACCGGCATGGTCAAGGTCCGGCGCGTCGTGGGCACCTACGATATCGGCACGCTGATGAACCAGATGACAGGGCTCAGCCAATTGATCGGAGGCGTTGTCTGGGGAATCTCGTTCGCCTTGCAGGAGGAGGCGCACATCGACCCGTTCTCGGGCCGCACTGTGAACGCCAATTACGCTGAGTATCACGTCCCGGTCAACGCGGATATAGGCGAGATCGACCTGACGGTGCTGAACATTCCCGACAC
This Tunturibacter gelidoferens DNA region includes the following protein-coding sequences:
- a CDS encoding NAD-dependent succinate-semialdehyde dehydrogenase — protein: MPIATINPFNGETVQVFQPLSAEQLDGKLSTAAAAFSRYRSTSFPERAAYMIRAAEILERDKEQVSRLITVEMGKPLTSAVHEIEKCALVCHYYAEHAQKYLADEVIPTGAMKSFVRYLPLGPVLAIMPWNYPFWQVIRFLAPALMAGNVGLLKHASNVPQCALAIERIFLEAGFAEGVFQTLLIGTGEVDAILGDPRIVAATITGSEDAGIKVAIGAAKRVKKVVLELGGSDPFIVMPSADIDKAVTTGVRARVLNNGQSCIAAKRFIVAAEIADEFERKFVAAMEALTIGDPFDAATDVGPLATASSVKSLHDDVRKTVDAGGRLLTGGNVLNRPGFFYAPTVLTDIPLDSPGYREEFFGPVASLFRVADIDEAIHIANDTRFGLGASAWTEDADERERFTNELDAGMVFINSMVASDPRLPFGGVKMSGYGRELAALGIREFVNAKTVFIQ
- a CDS encoding UbiX family flavin prenyltransferase — translated: MKRLIVAITGASGAIYGVRTLQLLRAAGGVEVHLVISPSAARTLLAETDYTIEDLRKLGDVVHNHKDIGASIASGSFRTEGMVVVPCSVKSLSGIANCYDEDLIVRAADVCLKERRRLILMLRETPFHAGHIALMDQATRMGAIIMPPIPSFYNRPNSIDDMVNQSVGRMLDLFDLAADIVSRWTGTAPLPALGPE
- a CDS encoding cupin domain-containing protein; this encodes MKSPKDIAIDFKAGRISRRDFVKRAADGAFTLAATCSILKGVADGQSPSPADAYPTQKHADAHDSGYNVNQTNFDPFAAWLDQEGIPVYRDFAIKDLRALELQPWKRVGGLGAHINLVGGEGVNCAYVCELPAGASTNPQRYLFEETIYFLEGEGETQLWAPTGEKFSVKWKAGSVLGPPLNLWRKHTNLGSKPARFLSVNNAPVAIDLFHNTDFVFNNDFVFRDRFDTEGNFLKSGDDKMLTKIVKGHKHERSIHTWHGSFVPDARTIGLERAADRGKGNSRIELELANNTMQTHISEFSTGTYKMAHRHGPGSHVVTLNGTGYTLFWKGSTRYSEAKEKTRVDWTDGSLFVPPDGWFHQHFNTGRDAARYIAPNWGGQGRWFMEGLGGGGYTHLLDSVDVKTGGNMIEYEDEDPQVREMYVAELAKSGIKFNMDTNDRVSE
- a CDS encoding TonB-dependent receptor; the encoded protein is MNSIKITSVLQTIALCILLLAGSVSALGQGANGSVLGVVTDSSGATIAGAAVKITNNGTGAQQSLTTGSAGQYQFPGLPSGSYKIETTAKGFKAEVRPSIDLTVGASLTVNLSLQLGNVSETVVVTDQAQQVETTSPTVSGLVGEHAIRELPLNGRDWLQLATLQAGVTGGLGQQATQGSPTNSRAARGNGENLYINGNRPTENLYLADGLIVNDYSNGSPGSALNINLGVDAVREFAVLTSGFSAQYGLTSGGVINAAFKSGTNDFHGTGFGFFRNSALDARNYFDGPTIPDFHRYQYGVAVGGPIKKDKIFFFGNFEGLNQLLGLSERSLTISNSARTGVVPNPNGPGTITVAIAPAIQPFLPLFPVANGTDNGDGTAFYNFSGAQTGKEYYAVGKVDFHLSPKTILSTSYQWDTSSLVAPDVFNIKLVGSRASHDNAIVTLQNFLTPNLLNTAHLGVSYTFASDSEDISAVSPLATDTTLGFVPGKPVGVITAGNVATAGGLGASGADLFHYIAYQGSDDLNWIKGKNSLQFGFLFNRIADDFTSVQNPLGEWDYGSVQDLLQNVPLQFSSDLPTTNGARSLKTDYYGAYGQDVLRLSERLTITAGLRYEYNTPVVEANGKVATLVNLTDATERLGGSFVGNANKLNFAPRVGLAYDVFGTGKTSLRASYGIYDILSLPYFFLNRTHAIPFFNSGVVNAPPASAFPSNGLDLLTASASEGTYVQQNPPRAYNQAWNLTVEQQLPSDFALMIGYVGSHSVHVPQNIDDMDQVPLSLVTFDANGQLHFPIPAGNSSKNIQRINPNYSRIEGLVYTDFSIYHGLLVNLSRRLSHGLALQASYTWSKSMDEGSDTFSDNEYNNTVGPSYAFDLALNKGVSDFNITNNFVVNGQWNIPIGELSGVSKAVLGGWQLGGIFQIHSGEPFSVRLSSDRAFTGNSRAHSSAGGQRPNYNPGPGCSINPINTGQPLNYINLSCFSFPAPGELGNLGRNTLRAPEYIDVDSSLFKNIPLVHDRYGLQLRGEVFNVFNHTNFQSDSPQIFSSSGGVLGSAGQLPAPTLTTSRQIQFGAKFVF
- a CDS encoding FadR/GntR family transcriptional regulator, whose translation is MAVRGPVEPFKIVGLNRGRVHEPVAEQIRQAIFNGLIATGHKLPPEREMAEHFQTSRVTLREALRALEKEGLITVKRGAGGGAFVADFDQALRALTESLNTVVKLGSAKSAHLTEMRSILEPEITRLATLRATKEDVAVIEAVVDAQEQELKAGELSRKLDMDFHRFVAEAAHNPVLNIVVNAVNESIKDSILRSKRSEEMRRRVVSYHRSIFEAIRAGDSDLARKIMSEHVVDVQCHLEASDGA
- a CDS encoding MFS transporter — its product is MDRRATVDVAGLIDNTPLDWFHAIVLMNTCMVMFLEGYDMQVTSYAAPAIIKAWHLTSAHFGPVFGFGLLGYFLGATILGHLGDRFGRKKVILGGSLFFGAFTFGAAFATSLTQLLILRFLAGIGIGASIPAAIALTVEYAPAHLKARIISFLFLGYTLGATLGGFIAVKLIPAFGWPAVFVVGGIAPLVLAAIGLFTLPESVQFLALLQDRPQRVQAILTRFQRGLRFSDDTRFFVAEQKHRGLPVKQLFANGRAVMTMLLWTGFASSLLAHYFLTSWLPTILAGAAVPLSYAIISGALLQGGGGIGGLLLCWLSDTKSVLFIALAFCLASPFILFIPHAGGSSLMVLCFLTGFFLVGGQIGLNSIAGTMYPTDIRATGAGWALGIGRIGSIVGPVLGGVFLSMRVPTQTLFLYTALVPVVCAASIALLWKISAAVKPAASPIPS